The genomic segment AAAATTCCCTCCGTGGAAACGCCGTTCTTCTGAAAAATTTGCCTCACGATCTGTTCGGTATTCGGTGGTAGGGGTTCACAAGCACCCAAGCGCCGTTCTGGGTGTGGACGAAGAGGCGGGCTTGCTGAGGTGCTCGCGCGGTGCGTCCCTGGAGGGTGTCTGACAACTTTGGGAGCTGCAAGTTTCTCTGGAAAGGCAGACCATAGAGGATGCGTAGACGGAGGTTGGTGCggccgagacgaagacggctGTAACGGAGAAGTTTGAACGGGaagtgcagaagaagaacgtgCAAAAGCTCCTTCGCCCCCTTCGACTTGCTCCTGGAGCCGCCGACGCCTGCTGAGAGGATCCGTGCCTTCAATGTCTGAATCTGATGGCCAGTATGACGACTCAGTTCGAGGTAGCTCCAGTTTGATCTGTCGCACTTCTAAAGGCATGTGGTGCGCACGGGAGTTTTTAGAATATACGTCCACGTCGGATGTCATTTAtggctttcttcctttttccatACTGCAGGTTACGTTCCTCCAAGGAAACCATGCGCAGAACGCGATCTAAACGAGGTAAGCGACCCTCCCGAATTGTGAACATCTTGAAAGACGAGGCACGCTACAGTAACGCGAAGATCATGTCTATAAAAACTGTCGTTCCGGGGGCTTACATTGCATGCGAGTCCCTACTTAAGGACTGTTGCCTGCCAACAGTTAATTGAAACCCCTTGTTCTGTAGTTCCTAGGATCTCCGACCCCGCAAGACTTCAAAGTGTGTCCTGCACCACCCTCACAGTTCCCTTGCTTTTTTTGGAAATCGATGAAACTCACTGAAGCCGCTACTAATGAGTGCTCGGAGCTTGAATCGTGACCCCATGTAGCCTCTCCGAAGTGGAATGAAGCTCATAACAAGTCGATGGTTTTTAGCACCCCAATAATGCGTCGTCTCCTGCAAAAACGTGACGCCATGTCCGAACACCTCGGGCGCTAACATCATGATTCTAACCGATGGTTGCCTGCTGGTATGTTCATTTCCCTCTGACGTATTCTCTGTAGAACAAAAATTCCACTGCCTCTAATTTTAGCTGTTCCGGTGACCCTTTGTGGTCTTTCTTTACAACCGCCAAGACAGGAACGATCCAGCAAGAGAGCTGAACGTTTGGATGCAACTCTAGCGGCTCGCATCATTCAACTAACCCCTTTCGCATGTAGGTCCGAAAACAAACTCCTGTGGCCTCACCTCAGCGTCTGTGAAGAACTTGTTTTCGGTGGAGGGGACTTCGTCCTGAGCTTGATACGTCAGTGGAGGGTAATCGTAACCAGAAGCGCTGACAAGTCTAGCTACGGAGCATAAAAGTACCATCGTTAATAATCCGTATCCCCAGGTCCTTCTCCGGTTGCAGTACAAGTCAGTTGAAACCGGGTTTTCCAGAGATTCACTGCTTCGGGGTCGAGAAAAAACCTTCCGATTCTTCGGCGAAAATCGACCCCCATGTCGACAAAAAGTTATGGAAAGCTCTAGCGAATCCAGGTGTCTCTCATCGGAATGGCTTTTGCACCGTCCCCCTCCGCTTTCGGAACAGCAAGGCGTCCTGCCACGCACTCCTTGCCAGCCGGAAAAACCAGCACTCACCAAATTCATTGTGGTTTTGTCTCTTGAGGAAAAAGGGCTTTCTAGTGGAACTTCTGTGTGCGACATAGGGCTCCTGGGTGCAAGCCGCCACTGGGGCGAAAAGTAGCCTTTAGATCGAATTCTACTAGGGTGTCGTACGACAAAAGTATGCATGACAAACTTGTGATCCTCACTCCAAGCCGTTCGTGAAGGCCACCGTACGAGGGCTCGGCTACGCACAGACGAACCCACGGCCAACTGTCCGGTGACCTTACTCCCGGTGGCTATGCCATTTTTTCGGCAGCAGGCGTGCGACTGCGTTTCAGGAATGGGAGAGTCGGATGACTGGGAACTCTGGCGACTGCTCGCTCGCTGGGAGCGCGACTCTAGATGGAGGTGTCCCGCCATGAGGGCGACAGACTCTGTTGCTGTGCCTACCTACCAGTAAGGAACGCAAGCGAGAGAATATCGATAGCCAGCACCGGTGAGCCAGCAAGCGGTGACTCTCGAAGCCTCCACCTCTCCAGGGGGTACCAAGCGCTATTCACAGAACCGAGGAAGCCTTGGCCGTACGAAATGGAAACCTCAATTCACCAACCAACGGGTTTGTTTGATGTCCGTGTCTCAGAAGGGCAGCGTGGTGTTCTGGACGGGCCGCTTGCTTGTGACTCAGCCTCCGAGTATATCGGAAAACGGTCACACCGACTGTCACGGTGCGCGCATGTTCGCTTATATAACTGTCTCTCACTCCAAAAGGAAAGGTGCGATTTTGCGGAGAACCCCTCCACGGGGATTTCCGTGACAAACTGGTTGCAAAATAATAGGCCGGAGGTAAATTGGTTAGGTCTCACAGCTACGGTGGGTAGCAGCATGGGAAGGGTGCCAACTGAGGTCAGCAccggaaaacggagagcaaGAACACGACCTTTTCCACGTTGTAAGTTAAGCGATTCTCACTCTCCAGTTAAGAAGTGCAGTTGAAGGAATGCAATGAAACACTGTGGAGATGATTTTTAGGTCTGTCTTCATATCGCGAATGACACAGGGACCAGAGGTGACTCTCCGTCGCTACTGCTAGAGCGGCGTTTATGGTGTCTTGGCAAAGCGGTAGGAGGCGATTTCGAGGTCGTCTGTCTCGGCCacatttttctttttcactAGTTCGCCAAGTGGATACGAAGGAACTATAGTCGGAATCCGGAAAGTGGAAAATCGAAGCCGAAGTCGTTCCCTCGTTGGCAAACGCACTGCACCTCTGACACGGATGTGCGCTGCTTGCTCGTCCTGTCGCCAGACAAAATGCTCTCTTTTGTCACTTTCTCTACACATCGCTCTCAAGTTAAGCCAGTTTGAAACGGTTGCTACTTGAGGAGAACCGCCTGTTGTTTGTCCAAGCGCAAAAACACTTTAAATGTCTGCCCTCAAGCTCACTTGCGGCGGCCGTGGCAACTCTCACCGTCCCGCCTCGTTGCATGCggtgtctcgcttctccaaTGATGTCGCGCTTGCACAAAAATAACAACAGCGAAAAAAACTACCCTTGACCCTCTGCCAAGCCGCATGTTTCTTCCTCTAAGATTTCTGTAACGATACAGAGAGACTGAGGCACTTTTAGACAGCCACGAATAAGCCGTCACTTACCTCTGTAGACGGTACAGGCTGTGTGCCCTCATTGCCTAGCACACTCGGCTTCCATCCTCCCACGGCAGTCTTTTTGAACGCTCTCTCAAGCAAATGCACACCCACGCTGCGGAAATGGCGCTGTTCGGGAGCGTCGGTGGCGACATCCAAACAAATCCGACTTCACAGAAAAGACGAACTCTCCTAAACTCCTTCGACTGGGCAGTTACTTTTAGTCGGTTTCCCATTGTGTAATATTCATTCTTGGTAGACACCTGCGCTTCATTGGGGATAGAGGTGAGCCTTCAAATGCCACCAGCTGAACATACTCCCGCGTACGGTTCTCTAGTAAACTGATGGACGACTTGGTCAGCCTAGGAACCCTGAAAGTCATGTTGAGTACATGCCAGATTCCCTCTGTCACAAGCATGATTGCATCATCGGAAGGAGGCAATTGAAGGACGCTTTGCTCCAATTCCGCGCGACTGTCGTGACCTCCCTCTGTAAATGTATGAATCTACCGGTGTTTGTTTATTACGGTAGCTCAGTCGGCACGCCATCAGAGTACTTATTCGAGAACGCCTTCAGTCTCGACTTCGTGTCTCCACCGTGCCCTTACCTACAAGAAGCCTCACGTAACGCCACCAGATGGCTATATGAACTAGTCGCCGATTGAGATTCGCTACACATCAAGAGTGGTAGAACCACGCGGTGCCTACAGCGTGCGGTGAAATTTTCCTCGTTCAAGTGAGAGTAAATGTAGTAACTAACGCATGAACTAGTTCTGATATTTGTCACACAGAATCTTAATGAAGTGCCTCCACAAATACGTGACACATCGTTTCAAGTTAGAGACAAAGCGCCTCTGAGGTTTGACCAGGTGTCATCTTTGGGACGCAAaaaaagtgcatgcacggtCTGTATCGCCGTTCCCAGATCCTTTGGCTTTTCCGCGGGTCATAGCCCACACAAGAAGATGCCGCGCCTCACCCCTTTCTCCAGTtatctttctccttcctgtttcgtcttttcttttccaatGTCCGTCGCTTCGTTCCGTCTTCGCtcccttctgcctctctttgaatcgcgtctctgcagttccACCTTCGGGGTGAATATCAACTCTCCCGCCCACTGCCACAACCTTTTTGGAATCAAGTAATCACTTGGATGATACATGAACTGAGGAGTAATGCGCTATggcgttctctcttttactcagggaggacgagaaggtCGGTGATGTCAATCCACGCGTCCGTTCCTAGCAAACCTGGCAAAAGCACAACATCAAAGAGAGTCCGTGCAGGGGTCTCCGAGAAGCTTAGCACATTCACACCATTCCATGCCTGCACCAATCCGAATTGTGCGGTGACGCTAAAACCCTTAGAGACTCTTCCAACCCAATGAAGAAAAGCCGAACTGGTTCCTGAagtcctttttctcgctgctcttGTGTTTTTATCGGTGTCGTATCGACTCCACTAGTAGAAGCTGAAAAAAGCCAACAGTACCCCCTTCTCCCTGCTTCTGTTGGTTGCCAAGACAAGTCTGAACGTCTCGTTGCTTCCCTCGTTTCCCCCTCTGAGTTAGGTTCCTTCCGCTCTCCGacttctcttgctcttctcctGACGAACGACACTTACCCCGATTGATGACTTTCAAGAGAGCAGGATTTTCGATGGCGGCGCTCACTCGTTCCTTGTCTTTCAGTTGGCGGTTTATCGTCTTGAACGACACGTGCTTGCCATCAGCGATTCGAATTTCGCTCTTCATCCAGACAGGGGCTGACCGCAAGAGCTTCACCAGAATCAGCAATCCAATTAACGTCGcctgaggcagagagaacgacgcgtCGACGCGTCGACAAAATAGCgaacgacgagaaaaaagcgaggatGGGAAAACGAAGCAAATAAAAATACTGCAAACGACTGGACTTCCCGAAAAGTAACTACAAAAACAAGACCCGCGGACACCATCCCGGAAGCTTGACATACCTAAAAACATATAGTTCCGCTGTTGGGGCTGACGAAAACCCCTGACCAAAAAGCAAGCTGAAGTTTACACAAACGTGCACGCATAATGCCTACACAGGCATGCAACGAAATCGGTCAGAAAAAGTACACTCACACATACAACTATATGTATAGAAATATGGGGAAGAATCTCGTTACGTGAACGTTTTCTGTACAAAACGAAACATATAGGTGTATATCTCAACCTTTTTCGATGGAAACAGAAGAGTCTCGCTTGTCTCGGCTTTTACCTGAGAGCAGTGAGGAATGGTGGGctggaaggagacactgaCACTGCAGCGTCGACCTCTTCCACTTTTGTAGGCGAGTTCCAAGGCCCTGACTTCTCGCTGCACTGACGGCAGACCGCGTGCACTTGGTCGTTTCCTCGACGCGCAgatttcctcttctcctcctcccactgtctcttccctgtcaCCTCCTCCGCTGGCGTCGAGTGTTGCGTTTGCTTTGGAAGTCGAAcaacaggaaggagaggcaacagtcgaagaaaaagaggagcgTAGCGACGGTTTTTGGTATTCTCTGCCACCAACGCATGCACCTAAATCGGGGACAGAAAAATGCATCCCTGACTCCGGAAAGACGTTTTGAGTAttgtctcgcgtctcccgaGTGTCCTGCCCGCTTCCTCGGCTCGAAGGCACTTCGTTCTCCTGCTCTGCGTGCAGACAGCTTTCCTTGTCTgaaacggggaagaagaaggactcgATATCGTCGCAAGAACCTAAATCACTCTCTCCAGAGGAGAGACTGCTCACGCTAGAGTTGCTTTCCAAGTCCGATAACAGTGGCGAATTCGAGGCATACCCACTCTCCGGAAAGCGCCGTCGCCGGCCTCCCCACCGGCTCCGAATATAAGCGGACGCGCGTCCGGGCCCGCAAGAAGGAAGCGCGCTCTGGTGACCTCTGGAGTCGCAGGCGTCGGAGTCGGACTCCACACTCTCTTGATCGCTGGAGTCAGACAATTCACAGCTACCACTCACAGTCAGCCTCTTCGGAGCGACTACGTCGAGTTGCTCCAGCGAGTATGGATGTTCAGGGTCTTGAATGTGTTTGATATAATTGTAGAGCTCCTGGGAACCGCAAACAACACCACCGTCCAGCTTCACTGCACTTCAAAAGTGCACACAAACATCCACACATCGACATGTAAATCGAGTTCAGAGAGTCGCGTGGGGGGGGGGTGAGGGGCTACTTCCAGATTGCTTCCTTTCTGCACTTCAGAAGCAGAGTAAGATTTTAGAGCCACTGACAAAGTTCACAAACGCTCGAGTGTGAAGTTGGAAGGACCTCAGTGGCTGCATTTCCTCACAAGGAAAACGAGTTCCGGACCCCCTATACAGAAGAGGGGTGAGGGTGCAAAGAGGCTATCGCATCCTCCGTTCAAAGCCGACATTGAGAATACAAAGGACACAACCACACAACGGCCTGGAACTATCACATTACAGACAGACATTGCCTCTGTGCAGATGATCTGGACACACATGGACGTGCGATGCCTGTAACGAAAAAAAATCTTCTCATCTAGTCGCATTCGTCGAAGGGCAAAAGCGGCAGCAAAGCAGGCATCCGCTTTCTTTCCTGCGTAAACGCATGGCCATGTGAGGTTGGGTTTCCATGCCGTtccagctgcttctccactttttttctcgcgctcttACCTCGACAGTGAAGGGTTCCCTCGACCACAAGCGTCTGCGCATTTGTTTCTTCAACATCCACTTTTTCACAGCTCGATCTGCTTCCTCCAGCGCGTCCGCGCCGTCTCTGGTCTCCTCACCCTTCTCGTCTGCacttcgttgtctctcggcttcgtccttccgctctctgctgccttGTTCGCCTCCCTCTAACTCTCCCAGATTCGCCTCTCTTGGGGAGGATCGTattctcccgcgtctctcattctcttcgtctcggctCTTTTCCACGAGGTTGGCCAcacgcttctctgtcttcaaAAGCGAAAGGTAGTCCGCGACTTGTCGCCGAACATCTTGTTTTCGACGATACAGAGAACCGTGGATTCCGCTGTTTCCGCTGATGGCACGGAGAGCCTGTTCGCTCCGCAGAAGGTCGGCCTTTGTGGGGGCTAGCGCctcgcttgcttctctgAAAAGGGAAGGAGGAACGGCGCTCTCTGCAGTCGCCATGCCCGACGCGTCGGTCTGCTGGTGACAAGCTCGTTGGGTTGCATGTGCgggaagaagggggaagTAGAAAATCTTGGGATTGGCTAAGGAACAGCTCCAGTTGGGGCTTCGTGACGAGGCGCTGAAGAGCGACGCCAGCCGCCCTCGCGAAGTGACGTGAAAACCGTCCGCATCTGGGGCAAAGACATCCTGATCCGACTCGGGCTCGTCTTCCAACACCGTAGGATTTGGATTGTCCATTTGGCTCCGCCGAATTTCTCGcacggaaagaaaagaccGGAGCGACAGgcgcgacaaagagaaaggggCAAAGATGGAACGGGAATCTTAAAAAACAACTTCGCGACTGGACACCGGCTGAACACTCGACTCAAAGAACGCAGGGTCTTGCCGCGACTTGCGGAGAAAGCTAGGCAGGACTCCGGCGAAAACACGAGGTTTGGGgatgaaggagacaagatggagaagagaaaacggtgtgccaaagagacaaagacacagCGACAAGACAAAAAACAAACGGGAACGCCCCGCGAGGGGAACAGCAACCTAGGCGACAACGGGAAGGTCGAGCCCGAAACTTCGGGTTAATACATCAGCTTCAAGCGCAAAAAATGGACCTGGATTCACATTCTTCGCTTCAACATGTGAAAGCAAAAAAATGTGATATCGACTGTTCGAGTTT from the Toxoplasma gondii ME49 chromosome IX, whole genome shotgun sequence genome contains:
- a CDS encoding hypothetical protein (encoded by transcript TGME49_306580): MHTFVVRHPSRIRSKGYFSPQWRLAPRSPMSHTEVPLESPFSSRDKTTMNLVSAGFSGWQGVRGRTPCCSESGGGRCKSHSDERHLDSLELSITFCRHGGRFSPKNRKVFSRPRSSESLENPVSTDLYCNRRRTWGYGLLTMVLLCSVARLVSASGYDYPPLTYQAQDEVPSTENKFFTDAEETTHYWGAKNHRLVMSFIPLRRGYMGSRFKLRALISSGFKVRQIKLELPRTESSYWPSDSDIEGTDPLSRRRRLQEQVEGGEGAFARSSSALPVQTSPLQPSSSRPHQPPSTHPLWSAFPEKLAAPKVVRHPPGTHRASTSASPPLRPHPERRLGACEPLPPNTEQIVRQIFQKNGVSTEGILETKRAEAVRVAKPFSGALVANEDEGSEIFDQDLELPPELLPPFSTDCPHDTACGAEYCALFNCKDEARKSSKITN
- a CDS encoding hypothetical protein (encoded by transcript TGME49_306590) codes for the protein MDNPNPTVLEDEPESDQDVFAPDADGFHVTSRGRLASLFSASSRSPNWSCSLANPKIFYFPLLPAHATQRACHQQTDASGMATAESAVPPSLFREASEALAPTKADLLRSEQALRAISGNSGIHGSLYRRKQDVRRQVADYLSLLKTEKRVANLVEKSRDEENERRGRIRSSPREANLGELEGGEQGSRERKDEAERQRSADEKGEETRDGADALEEADRAVKKWMLKKQMRRRLWSREPFTVEELYNYIKHIQDPEHPYSLEQLDVVAPKRLTVSGSCELSDSSDQESVESDSDACDSRGHQSALPSCGPGRASAYIRSRWGGRRRRFPESGYASNSPLLSDLESNSSVSSLSSGESDLGSCDDIESFFFPVSDKESCLHAEQENEVPSSRGSGQDTRETRDNTQNVFPESGMHFSVPDLGACVGGREYQKPSLRSSFSSTVASPSCCSTSKANATLDASGGGDREETVGGGEEEICASRKRPSARGLPSVQREVRALELAYKSGRGRRCSVSVSFQPTIPHCSQATLIGLLILVKLLRSAPVWMKSEIRIADGKHVSFKTINRQLKDKERVSAAIENPALLKVINRGLLGTDAWIDITDLLVLPE